In one window of bacterium DNA:
- a CDS encoding DUF2628 domain-containing protein, which translates to MERHYPPEVWNEAVLRWRAVPEADRGWYLEDQVRLPLLDEEFVVAHLADQIDIENGRFPTLGAVREAYSTATWTEAEGRWSSMTPDMRLNVMEGMVSRGPFYGVFFVLGVTAGHSSALDALWILLALGAAWWISSWRQTATGPRIELSDRASGPRQPSPSEASSGDDRSDGQCSYTDYDTLADKVELVPNVRSEAIAADELETFIGLKKDYYIRQWAVPGSMSFNWAAFFFGICWLGYRKMYATAAIVIAVLLLETVVEDLVIVNVLGAPQAAQLIGYAVAIALSLVCGWLGNRWYFRRAIRVIAEVRRSAPDENAHSRRLARRGGTSAWGPVLVALMLLLGLFISAFVVPSPAMYADVSSLDPAKIGEISITLEGVIYFNGVETTAEQLLPELRKLSEMGGGVLYYRAGGSDPPWAAEQAGAKVMWEIGSAGLPVEWSDELAR; encoded by the coding sequence TTGGAGCGCCACTACCCGCCGGAGGTCTGGAACGAGGCGGTTCTCAGATGGAGGGCGGTGCCGGAAGCTGACCGAGGGTGGTACCTCGAGGACCAGGTTCGCCTGCCGCTGCTCGACGAAGAGTTCGTTGTGGCGCATCTCGCCGACCAGATCGACATCGAGAACGGCCGGTTTCCCACTCTTGGCGCCGTTCGGGAAGCCTATTCGACAGCGACCTGGACCGAGGCCGAAGGTCGTTGGTCGAGCATGACTCCCGACATGAGGCTGAACGTGATGGAGGGAATGGTATCTCGAGGGCCTTTCTACGGCGTGTTCTTTGTCCTCGGGGTAACCGCAGGGCACTCTTCTGCGCTGGATGCCTTGTGGATCCTGCTCGCGCTTGGCGCAGCGTGGTGGATCTCCTCCTGGCGACAAACAGCCACTGGACCTCGGATCGAACTCAGCGATAGGGCGTCCGGGCCCCGCCAGCCCTCGCCAAGTGAGGCCTCGTCCGGAGATGACCGATCGGACGGCCAGTGCTCGTACACCGACTACGACACGCTGGCCGACAAGGTGGAGTTGGTGCCCAACGTGCGGAGCGAGGCTATTGCGGCTGATGAGCTGGAGACCTTCATCGGGCTCAAGAAGGACTACTACATACGCCAGTGGGCCGTCCCCGGATCGATGAGTTTCAATTGGGCGGCATTCTTCTTCGGCATCTGCTGGCTCGGGTATCGCAAGATGTACGCAACGGCCGCCATCGTCATCGCTGTCCTCCTCCTTGAGACCGTCGTCGAGGATCTCGTCATCGTGAATGTCCTCGGGGCGCCGCAGGCAGCCCAGTTGATCGGTTACGCAGTGGCCATCGCGTTGTCGCTTGTGTGCGGCTGGCTCGGCAATCGCTGGTACTTCCGCCGTGCAATTCGGGTCATCGCAGAGGTCCGTCGATCGGCACCAGATGAGAATGCGCATAGCAGACGACTGGCCCGACGCGGCGGCACAAGCGCTTGGGGACCGGTCCTTGTCGCGTTGATGCTTCTCCTCGGGTTGTTCATATCTGCCTTCGTTGTGCCTTCGCCAGCAATGTATGCGGACGTTTCGAGCCTGGATCCCGCCAAGATAGGCGAGATCAGTATCACTCTCGAGGGAGTGATTTACTTCAACGGGGTCGAGACGACCGCAGAGCAGCTGCTGCCCGAGCTCAGGAAGCTGAGCGAGATGGGCGGTGGTGTCCTCTATTACCGCGCTGGTGGTAGCGACCCGCCGTGGGCTGCCGAACAAGCGGGCGCGAAAGTCATGTGGGAGATTGGCTCTGCGGGCTTACCAGTAGAGTGGTCCGACGAGCTCGCTAGGTAG
- a CDS encoding DUF4410 domain-containing protein yields the protein MNWKLVALATVVSGTVKTMGWTLFLVLPVFASNSASNTEQGRVVDGEILDHAVIYQGSISKDQPIRVRLFASENADVGKTGKKKYSHIAIMMKQTAPTALLTQCLEGLREGSFADVAELKREDDPPKNALVIDGEFTMLNPGSQAKRYFVGMGAGRSKICVKGHVARAEDVLLEFEHCRIGAVGLFGGNAAKQMNTDSLRTGGRVAEFMVEWARGAYAE from the coding sequence GTGAACTGGAAACTGGTGGCGTTGGCAACGGTCGTTTCAGGCACGGTGAAAACGATGGGGTGGACGCTGTTCCTGGTTTTGCCCGTCTTCGCATCGAACAGCGCTTCGAATACAGAGCAGGGCAGGGTGGTCGATGGCGAGATACTCGACCACGCGGTCATCTACCAAGGTTCCATCTCCAAGGACCAGCCGATCCGGGTCCGACTCTTCGCTTCCGAGAATGCCGACGTCGGCAAGACCGGTAAGAAGAAGTACTCACATATCGCCATCATGATGAAGCAAACGGCTCCGACGGCGTTGTTGACGCAGTGTCTCGAAGGGCTTCGAGAAGGGAGCTTCGCCGATGTGGCCGAGCTGAAGCGCGAAGATGACCCACCAAAGAACGCTCTCGTGATCGACGGAGAGTTCACCATGCTGAATCCTGGAAGCCAGGCTAAGCGCTATTTCGTGGGGATGGGTGCCGGCAGGAGCAAGATCTGCGTGAAGGGTCACGTCGCGCGAGCTGAAGATGTCCTGTTGGAGTTTGAGCACTGCCGCATCGGGGCTGTCGGGTTGTTTGGCGGTAACGCGGCCAAGCAGATGAACACGGACAGTCTCAGGACCGGCGGTCGCGTTGCTGAGTTCATGGTCGAGTGGGCTCGCGGAGCGTACGCAGAATGA